The following DNA comes from Xiphophorus hellerii strain 12219 chromosome 5, Xiphophorus_hellerii-4.1, whole genome shotgun sequence.
ttCTAAAATGTTCTGGACAAAGATAGGAGGGGagttattttatgtattttagcATTTTCAATTACATTGAGAATTGAAACCAtcttttttagataaaaaaaaaataatgaaaaaacgACACGTAGATCAAtgaaacttttacatttaaaaccaaactcAAAAATCGATTACATTTCTGATTTCATTGCTGATGAGAGCTTCTGCTGGAGGAAAGCATGAACATGTGATCCAACACCAATAGAAACTGCAGGTTGCCATGTTTGAAACTTGAAGCTGAAATAATGGAAATTTCTCAGACCCTGTGACTTAAAGAACCATCTCAAATGTATGAATGAGCTTCGGCTATACTGTTAAATCTTGAGAAATGTTGCATCCCACGCTTCGGAGCGAATGGGTCTCACCTTCTCCAGGTAGCGGGCCAGACGGTCGTTGAGGTTCTGCATGGTGAACTTGCCTCCGTTAAACACAGGCCAGTCGCCGCCTGCAGAGCACGAGGAGTTGAAGTGCGGCCCCTGGGAGATGCGCGTCCCGAAACAGCCGGCTCCTCCATACACGCTGTGCGAGTGTCTCTGGGGGCCGATGCAGGAGGACTCCAGCATCCAGCCTCCCAGGGAGCTGGAGCTGAAGCCCTGCTGGTTGACAGGCACAGACATTATGCTGCTGAGCTGGAGGAGGCAGTGGAGGAGGTGCAGGCCTGCAGGAAGGACTGGACTGACTCTGCTGTGGACAGCTGGGCCCTTTATAGAGACGAGACCGCGTCAgggcccacagcatgacaacCTGAGGTATGCACATAGCATAATAGAGATTTACAAGTAAATGGGCGTGAGGGGTGGGAGGGTGTATTTGTGTCAAAAAGGTTCAATCATCTTGTTCTGCAGCTCAAAACTGACAATTACACTGATATCCAGCTGTTTGCTGGTGCATGGGGCAAACATGCAGGGCTCTGGGTTGTTTAAACTCTGTAATTCCTGAAATGTAGTAGGAGATCATATCAGATGAAGAAAGCCGATACCCAGGGCGTTTTAAGCAAAACACCCAGTACTATCATTGTGGATCATTTTTCTCTGCATATCAATACGACTTACTTCTGAATATAGGAACAAACTCCTGTgcatttaaatgcaattttatgtgaaaatcaaTTTTAGGTGAAAGACTGTGAAAGTGGAAGGATTAATTGCACTGAGACCCCTTCACCTTGACATGATTattcaataaaatccagtgcaaacaGCTCACCTCAGTAGACTCCTCATGTGTGTGACTTCACCTCGGTATAAATGCAAGTGTTGTGTGGACGACTCAGGTGTTTGTCAGTGAACATTAGAGAAcgaacagcatcatgaagatccAGAAACACAGCAAGCCGGTCAGGGAGAAAACTGGAGAAAAGTTTAAAGTCTGGATATAAAACAGCTGAGGCTTCACAGTCACACCAGCAATTTGCAATTTGCTATTGCTATTAGCTTTCTAAAAAGCAGGCAATTTTCACATTAACGGctgtgaaaaaaaccccaaataaataaataaaaacaaaaaagtgaagaCTTCTAAATATAAAGCATCTCATACTCAGTCTGTCAACAGCCAGGGAAGAGTTGCATATTTAacagacattaaaatgaaatcatgaGGCATGATTGGCTAATGCTAATGCCAGATAAACATTTCTGTCTCTAAACATGCAAATCTGATGTAGAGCGATTCACTCCAAAAGAGCTGCGTCTTTAATTGCAGAAATAGATGGTTCTACAAATTACTGAATACAAATGCGCACCACACTAATCAGATTTTGACTCGTAGTTATAAACAAccttgtgttggtccatcataTAATCTATAGTTGCTATATGACAAAGTGCTATTAACTCAAACTTGTGCTGTCTTTCACCTGAGATCTCATTAGAGAGTTCTCAAATAACCTGTGTTAGTGAAAGGCTGAATGTTTGGACGGCTCTCCTTTAGGGAGAAATGTAGCCGCAAACTAAAGGACGAGCTGCTAGGCTGACATTCAGCAAGTGTGCAAAAAGCATCGTCACACAGTCCAGAACCGGTTAGTATTAGTAGGATTGTagctaaaatagaaataaaattattaatttattgatgAATATAATGAAATTaattcaggggaaaaaaacaaaacaacaagagTAGTTATTTGTTTGACACCTTTTTCATTGGTTTTTCATGTAATCCTCTTAGcaaccaagacaaaaaaatataatgtttcaTTCATCTCTGCAGTAAGTCCAGCTCGCACTAAAACAAGGCCAGTCAGACATCTTGTCTTCTtaagtttcttttttggtttttttgttccTGGTGAGAACTGAAAAGTGAGCAGGTGGACGTGAGCGCGAGGCAGCACCTGCTCATCCGTACGGTTCTACACGTCGAGGTCACAGATCCGCTTTTGGCCAGACACACGCCTGCCTGACACATTTCTGAGACGACCATCTGGACATTTTATCCGTGAAAACAATCTAAAAGCAACAGAGAAAACTTTCTGCTATCTTCACCGATAAACAGGGCGTGTGTGCATTTTCTGAATGTACGAGTCTGATCTGGGAATCTGGTCCTGCGAGAAAGCTGACTCTGTCTGTGGGCCTTGATGCGTGTGATGCTGCACGAATAGAAGCTATGATTATTTCAGCAacacacaatttaaaaatggaaagtttTGTTTGGTCTTGGTGTAGCTTCTGCAGGTAAATGAACTAAAGGAATCTGACTTGCAGAGGGGGGCCAAACGCACGGAGCAGTTGCGCAACTTCACCGTCAGACAGGTGACAGGCTGGAGACCGTTCACGTCTGAAGGTCCTGAGTTCCTGCTGCTTTACGAGGATCTAAATCACACTGACCCATGGCGGAAACGAGCCACTCGAGAAAGAAAATCTATACTGAGTGTAAACACCATTAAAGCCTTCTAATCTCTGAGGTGGCGTCACTAACAGGATAGCAATTCGTCACCCAGGaagtccagcagcagctcactTCCTGCTGAGGCTCGTCTCCATCCTGCTGGACCCGGGGTAAAGATAACGAAAAACTTTCCCCacagagagaaaggaaaaacacatcCGAGTTTTTAAACTTCCACTGTGAGTATTTAGAGGGAGCAGCGGAGGCCTGCTGGTCATTTTCCACACAAACGGAAACAAGTTTTTGCCTCAATGTCACAGAAGTTCAAAATCACAAAGTGGGACGTCtccgggtcaatttgacccatcGCTAATTTGTAGTCATTACCATTTTGATCAATTAGTTGGATAAATACTCATAGACAAAGCTCAAAATCCCACAAATAATATCTTCCATATGTCTTGCATTGCAATATCTCCATTTCCGATCCCCGTTTGGACCAGTTGATCCACATGAACCAGAAGCCctgatgaaaccaaaatcaCTTTCCTCCTGAGGGTAAAGAGTCACATAACTACCTTCCTGTAGAATGAGAGTCGGCTATAGGAATCACTTTAAATTGCCAATTTAGAGAAACTATTCCAAAGAACCTGGTTGGTAAGAAACGTCCATCGACAGGGGCTTTTTTAATACGACCACAAAGACTCGggtgaaaacaaaccaaactgcaAAAGGACTGTGAAGCCCAAAAAGATTCATAGTGGAACCAGATttacagaaataagaaaaaagacaataacattagaaaaaaaggaacatttaaaaaaaaatccactaaaCTCAAATGATCAACATTTTAACAGAACTTGAAAATAATTCATGCCCCTGTTAATGATcatcttaaaatatatatttgtttttgtcacagtAGTCAAACCCTTCTTATAGCTCCTGAGCAGCTTTTTGCACGATTCAGGTGGAAATTTGATGGTTTGTCTTTGGTGCTGAGCTGCAGATCTTAAGACGGCGGAGGGGCTcattgccatcaccctaatgcATTACCTCTGGTCAGAGGAAACGACTGGTAGAATTCAAAGATCACTTTATTTTAAGCTTAGCCAATATAGAGAAATGCAACATTTCAGtaaagaaatattacatttatactgcaattataaaaaacaaactaataaatgtgtttctgtttttatcaggGTCTTCCTCTatacaaatttaaatttcaaGCATTGAAAgctttttgggggtttttttagctctttttttattgctttggttgacatttctgtgtttatgatCTGCAGGGCTTCTGCAGCTCCCTTGAGGCTGAACCATTATACTTGTATTGGCTACAAGAAGCTCTAAAACATTATTGAATTTCTTCTTTAAACTCATCgacttgttttattgttattgcagTGCGAAAAGCATAATTACGGGTTTAAAGGCGCGTTGTTTCCTTTACGCACTTCCTTCCCGAGCATCTGTCTCCCAATCCATCAAATGCCCCCGATGAAGGTTCTTATCAGTCTTTGATTTTAGGTGGTATAAAAGAGCTGACCGACTCTCGGGTCTGCAGCCGAGGCAGCGTCTTTCTTTGGAGTGAACGTCCCATCCCATCCTCACaggtactttttatttttggtatgcAATATCTCGTGTGCATTTCTAActgattttttctctttttttttatatcttcttGGTGCAGAAATGTCCAGAAAAGTTATTTTGGTCTTTGCGCTGTTGGTGGCGTTGATCGCCTCTGACTCTGCGGCCGCGCCTCAGAGCGCCGCAGCCGGACAGGCGAAGGGGGCGGACGTCCTGCAGCGGCTCCTGGCCAAGAGGGAGAAAGCGAGGGAGGCGTCGGCGCCCCGGGCGGAGAGACGGGCGCACCTGTCTGAAGACGAGCGGGAGATAATGACCAAGCAGGTCATGCAGGCCATCGCAGGTACGCCGGGGCGGCTGAGAATGTTCCCTTCTGATTATCTGATCAGATGGGTGAATGTGCGGAAAGTGATCAGATCTGTGCACTGaggtgttgtgtgtgtgtggttcaaCGTAGGAATGGTTTGTTCACAGAGGTGATGAACTCTGACTGCATGTTGGGCCGCGACTACCAGGGCTGGGTGGACTTCGGACGCAGGGACGCAGCGGAGTGAGGAAGGACAGCGACTCTGTCCTGGTTTTTCTTCACCATGTACAGAAAAGTTGAGGcttgaaaatgtataaataaagatCTTTGCAGAATGATCTCTGCAGTCCGGACTGATTTCATCTTCACTGAAAGACATTCGAAGCCGAAATGGATGAAAAtgtacaggtttttttttattctcaggTGGTAAAAGACACACCGACAGAGAGCTGGCAGACTACAGTGGAAAGCAGTGCAGAGAAACAGGAATTTGGCATATTTAGGTCAAAAACTAATTACAATGTTGTGTTCATGATTTCTTCCCTTTTAAAGCCACAGTATCCTATGCCATTTTTTGCTACATTTGATTGCTCTGAATGTTCAAACATTAAAAGATTGAGAAATCACTCTTAATGCCCAGAAAAATGATCCTGATCAGACAGAAATCCCAGCGGTTTAACAGATTCCTGACGGTGTGAAATACAGCAGAATCGACATGATCTGTTTCTTTGTACGCTGGAAGTCCAACCCGTTCGCTCGGGCGTGGCTCAGATCgacacacaaaacaaatcagagaTGAGAAGATATGTGGGAGGATAAAGGAGGTCATCGCAGCGCTCCTGTATCAGTTTCTCTCAGTGTAGCAGCTCtaagttacaggaaaaccagtGCTTTGGTGCATCTGAATGTTCTTCAGTGCCACAACGTCAGTTTATACTGCatgtagtctttttttttccttaaatagCAAACAGAATACTACTATTTACACtttggaaactaaaaaaaaaacaagtgattacattatttaaaaccAGCGATGGAGACAATAGTAAAATGACATTCACCAACACAATATAAAAAGATTCTGTTTGCtgttctgtgtgtgtgatgagaAGCGGTAATCGGCTCCTGACATGAACACTGGCTGAGTTCATCGCTCTACCCGGTTAACGTCTCAAGCGTGGCTCCAACACATTCGATGGCGTTCTGTTTTTCAAGACACGGGGTGCTGTGGTGGGCTGTGAATTGCACGGTGGGGGAATCTCATGGCTTAATGTGAAGTCACGCAGGTGAAGAGGGGGAGTCGGGGTGAGCGTGTCACAGTTTGGTGGGGTGATTGTGTCCGTCGGTCCCACGCCGGCCCATCATTCCCCAGGCCGCCACCCGGTGCAGCCCGAGGCTCTGGAGCTTCTCCACCAGGTTCAGGCTGAAGAGGCTCGACCCGGGGCTTTGGTCCGAGGACGAGCTGCGTCCTCCCGTCTGTGTCACGGCGGAGGTCggaggaggcggcggcggcgcgTAGTGCAGGTTGCTGTAGGGGTCGGTGGAGGCGGAGATGCCgtgttgctgcagcagctccagcagtcCCAGGGATGCGGTGGCGCCGGCGGTGGAGGCGAGGCTACTCTGGTGAAAGTGCTGGAGGACGGAGGAAGACGAGGCGCTCACGTCCTCACCGTCCCGATGAGGTGGCAGGCTGAAAGAGCGAAGGCTGcaaaccaaaacattaaaaaaagaaaacatgaatgcAACATTAAATGTAAGCTTTATATACGTGCATGTATCCATTCACAAACAGCAGCGTGCAAAAGTTTTATTCATATTCTCAATATCTTACTTCCAAGGAGCCACACCTTTAACATTCTTAAATTTTAATGTACAGCTAACTATAATTTAGCTGTTTATAAtcagaaaatacattaaagtaaTTACaaccaaatgtgttttgttcatGGTTGCTAGTATTAATGTGCTGAAAGAtcaaatttaaaactgattGTCCTACATATTATTACAGCTGGACATATTATTAAATTAAGAtagaaaaaatagtcatttcatttcatacaTAAATCTATAGTAAACttgtaataaaataactaaaaaatatatgaaaaatataaaattgaaaTAGCCAAAAccaatgatttattaaaaatagaaaatatttgtatacAAATCCAAAACATTAATAACAAATTATTAAGTAATACTTGTTGATGACGtgtaacagaaacatttttttattttgttatgttcTATTTTATATTAGAAAGCAttgcttttcttaaaaacaatgttaagataataaaaacaaaataataaaaacaaatcttaaaaatatcTGTAAGAATATTGATGTGATTATATCAAAGATATGTtgcatattatgaaaaatagcaatataacaataacaaacgtataaattattcataataataacagcattaaaaaatgcaaacaaagtccagataaaaagaagaaataaatttgaGGGCTAAAATCAAAGTCTGGCTCcttcaaaggaaaacatgagttacaaaacaaacttttgcaAAACTGGTGACAAAAcaagttttggttattttggTGACTCATCTCTAAAAAATGGAGAAGCGTGTTAGTTTGTTAAGAATAATAAGGCAGCATCTGTTTGTTTAATGaaaacttaaagaaagaaaaagccgATTAATGCAAAATGACAGCCGAGACTTCAGTCAGCTTAGACGACTTTAACATcagcagtaaataaaaaaacattagtacACTGTGTTTAACACAGAGGCAGAGGAAAAATACTGAACTGCagttaaaagttgtttttttaatgggtAAAATGTGATCTGTtgttattatgttatttattgaaGAGAGAAACCTGAGAACAAGGAGCTCACAAAAAAACGCAGCTTGTGTACATTCGCACAATCAGGCTGAGAAAGTCTCTAGTGGGGGAGTTTTTATATCAAAGACTGATGTATGATTTAACTTGTATAAATTAAACAAGTTTGTCTGATGAAATTTAACAGGAGAAACTGGAGAACAGATGCCAAACATGAGATGAAGCTTCAAGACAGCAAGGAGAATCGATCTGAAGTGGCTCGAAATGAAGAAAAGCGTCTGAACTGCAAATGGGTTCAGATGCTGCTTCAGGAATTACAGAGGACCGATTAATAACTCACTGATTTATCCACTAAATCTGTGCACATTAACTGTAAATACGTAATGAGTAAACATCTGATCGGGGGTTTTAAGCAATTACTTCGAGTTATGGAGTTAGATTTAATCTTCAGTCCTTAACATTATCAAACCtttcacaataacacattttgctgaacaataaattgtcccagaaattattttgataagcaataatattgttgttttgagataaTCTTCAGATAATATATTAATAACGGCATAATATGGTAAAAACTCAGCCCTCTCAAACACTCTTAAACTTTAATTGTATAATGAACCcatggaactggaagatattttccaaaataaaacacaacaaacaaaaacaatgaataaaagggaaataaaaacaacacacaacagaaactgtgtataaaataaataatggagTCTCCCAGCTAAATTTCccttcaaaatatattattcatTATATCTCCGTctcatcagtttttctttgcatttgagACTTGGGTGTCTGTCAAACAAACATATATGAACAATTTATCCTCAAATGCAGTTAACTGTTAGTGTTTCTGCAGCTGTAACTTCACATTAAGCTGTAGTTTAGCCACATAAACATGTGACTCTGCCTCCGTGGTTAATAGTTAGGATGCCAGCAAACATTTAGTATATGAATCAGTTAATATGCAGGCATCAGCTGGGCTCTTACTTTTCCCTGCAGGCTGCTTCTAAAGTTTCAGAATGACCCTCGATAGACGTTTTCTACCAGGGGAGGGGCAAAGAGGACAAAGTCAGGAGGGGGAAAACGGCAGGAAACAAGACAGGAAAATCTGGAAATTTTGATttgatataaagaaaaaaaaaaagaaacatttgatcAGCTGGCTTGAAATTGTTCAACTTTATCGAATATGAGAGTGAATTCAGTCAGAGGTGTGAAAATCAACAGACATCAGCAGCGTGACCTGCAGAGCTCTTACCGATTGGAGAAAGAGGGGACGAGAGGGGAGGGTTGGAGGACTTTGCAGGTGGTTTTGGGATGTGTGGGGAAGGTCTGAGGGAGGTTGGGACCCGATGAGGACGCTGACCGGTTAAGGGAGGAGACACAAATATTAAACCTCACATGGAGGAAAACCCACACATCTTTTAGGCTTTTAATAAGCTGAAGAGGATTGAGAaattggaagatattttaaataatcataCGTCTTACCCAAACCATGAGCTGCAGAAAACTGTGAGAGGTCAGGCTCATCCTCCTCCAGGTCGTTCAGGCTGTAGACGTGCTGCACGTCCACCTCCAGCTCCTTGAAGTCCTTGGTCAGGACTCCAGGACGAGGGTGGAGGATGCCCCCCAAGTTTGGTTTAGCCAGCTGCTGCCAGTGGTGCAGAGTCACTGAGCCTGatggagagacagacagacagaggacTGTCTCCAAACCgtcttaaacaaaaacacagattacTGAGCAGATCCTCGCTTGGCTCA
Coding sequences within:
- the LOC116720598 gene encoding uncharacterized protein LOC116720598 isoform X2, which encodes MSRKVILVFALLVALIASDSAAAPQSAAAGQAKGADVLQRLLAKREKAREASAPRAERRAHLSEDEREIMTKQVMQAIAGMVCSQR
- the LOC116720598 gene encoding cholecystokinin isoform X1, translated to MSRKVILVFALLVALIASDSAAAPQSAAAGQAKGADVLQRLLAKREKAREASAPRAERRAHLSEDEREIMTKQVMQAIAEVMNSDCMLGRDYQGWVDFGRRDAAE